The Shewanella sp. NFH-SH190041 genome has a window encoding:
- the argS gene encoding arginine--tRNA ligase, with amino-acid sequence MKSHIQSLLEQTVDSLKQQAILPADFEPRIQVDRTKDKSHGDLATNLAMMMTKAAGKNPRELAQLIIDNLPASSHVAKVEIAGPGFINFFIDDNALANQLMAALQGDKLGLTLPAAQTVVVDYSSPNLAKEMHVGHLRSTIIGDACARALEFMGHKVIRQNHVGDWGTQFGMLLAYMEELQGQNGDKAELELSDLEGFYRAAKLRFDESEEFATRARHLVVELQSGDEYCLKLWRQFNDISLNHCLDIYQRLDVSLTRADVRGESSYNDDLPKVVSDLDAKGLLSESHGAKVVFQDEFHNKEGEPLPVIIQKADGGYLYATTDLAAIRYRANTLKADRIMYFVDLRQALHFQQVFALVKAAGFAPENVSLEHLGFGTMNGEDGRPFKTRSGGVVKLVDLLDEANSRALELVRSKNPDMDEQELAHIAKVVGTASVKYADLSKNRASDYIFSFDQMLSFEGNTAPYLLYAYTRVAGIFKRAENIDLSAATISLEHDKEKELGNKLAQFGETLTRMVSKGHPHVLCGYLFELAGAFSSFYEACPVLAADTQEQRDSRLLLSQLTANTLKQGLNLLGLETLERM; translated from the coding sequence ATGAAATCACATATCCAATCATTACTCGAACAAACCGTTGATTCCCTGAAACAACAGGCTATTTTACCTGCTGATTTTGAACCGCGAATCCAGGTCGATCGAACCAAGGATAAGAGCCACGGAGATTTGGCAACCAACTTGGCCATGATGATGACCAAAGCGGCAGGCAAAAATCCCCGCGAATTGGCGCAGTTAATCATTGATAATCTGCCAGCATCCAGCCATGTCGCCAAAGTCGAAATTGCCGGCCCTGGTTTTATCAACTTCTTTATCGATGATAATGCACTGGCCAACCAACTGATGGCCGCACTACAAGGTGACAAGCTGGGGCTAACACTGCCTGCAGCCCAAACCGTGGTAGTAGATTATTCTTCGCCAAACCTGGCCAAAGAAATGCACGTCGGTCACCTGCGCTCCACCATTATCGGTGATGCTTGTGCCCGCGCACTGGAATTTATGGGCCACAAAGTTATCCGTCAGAACCACGTAGGTGACTGGGGTACTCAGTTCGGTATGCTGCTGGCCTATATGGAAGAGCTACAGGGTCAGAATGGCGATAAAGCAGAGCTGGAACTATCCGATCTGGAGGGGTTCTATCGCGCCGCCAAACTGCGTTTTGACGAATCAGAAGAGTTTGCTACCCGCGCCCGTCATTTGGTCGTTGAACTACAGTCCGGCGATGAATACTGCCTGAAACTGTGGCGTCAATTTAACGATATCTCTTTAAACCATTGTTTGGATATCTACCAACGTCTGGATGTCAGTCTGACCCGCGCCGATGTCCGTGGCGAGTCTAGCTACAATGATGATCTGCCCAAAGTGGTTAGCGATCTGGATGCTAAAGGCCTGCTGTCTGAAAGCCATGGTGCCAAAGTGGTATTCCAAGATGAATTCCACAACAAAGAAGGCGAACCTCTGCCAGTTATTATCCAAAAAGCTGACGGCGGTTACCTGTATGCCACCACTGACTTGGCCGCCATCCGCTACCGTGCGAATACCCTGAAAGCTGACCGTATTATGTACTTTGTTGATCTGCGTCAGGCACTGCATTTCCAACAAGTATTTGCCTTAGTTAAAGCGGCAGGCTTCGCCCCTGAAAATGTCAGCTTAGAACATCTGGGCTTTGGCACCATGAACGGTGAAGATGGCCGTCCATTCAAAACTCGCTCCGGTGGTGTAGTCAAATTGGTTGATCTGCTTGATGAAGCCAACAGCCGCGCTTTGGAACTGGTGCGTAGCAAAAACCCTGATATGGATGAGCAAGAACTGGCACATATCGCCAAAGTGGTGGGCACTGCCTCAGTAAAATATGCTGATCTGTCCAAGAACCGCGCCAGTGACTATATCTTCAGCTTTGATCAGATGCTGAGTTTTGAAGGCAACACCGCGCCTTACCTACTGTATGCATACACTCGGGTTGCCGGTATCTTCAAACGTGCAGAAAACATTGATCTGTCTGCTGCAACCATTTCACTGGAGCATGACAAAGAGAAAGAACTGGGTAATAAACTGGCCCAGTTTGGTGAAACCCTGACCCGTATGGTCAGCAAGGGTCACCCTCATGTGCTGTGTGGCTACTTGTTTGAACTGGCTGGCGCCTTCTCTAGTTTCTACGAGGCTTGCCCAGTTCTGGCAGCTGACACGCAGGAGCAACGTGATAGCCGTCTGCTGCTGAGTCAACTGACAGCCAACACGCTGAAACAGGGTCTGAATCTGCTGGGTCTTGAAACTCTGGAACGGATGTAA
- a CDS encoding DedA family protein encodes MLDTLQHIISDLTPYLHQYGYFILALAIAVEGVGIPAPGQSFLIVSGILAAGGQMSLPGVLLVAGLSAFSGNCIGYIIGLRFGDVLLKKGWVKPQTERRLHGFIERYGMIALLLSRFIEGLKQTMCIGCGIAKLPLKTFLLGNLLATVSWVLLFGVGPAILRHEMTPLLTFYHSHQLLMWAIGTLVVLGGAVAIWLWQKKRSANSC; translated from the coding sequence ATGCTCGATACACTGCAACATATCATCTCTGATTTAACCCCCTACCTGCATCAGTACGGTTATTTTATTCTGGCACTCGCTATCGCGGTGGAGGGCGTTGGCATTCCTGCACCGGGACAGTCCTTTTTGATCGTCTCAGGCATACTCGCTGCTGGAGGGCAAATGTCACTACCCGGCGTACTGCTGGTCGCGGGACTAAGCGCTTTTTCTGGTAACTGTATCGGTTATATCATCGGCTTACGCTTTGGTGATGTGTTGCTGAAAAAGGGCTGGGTAAAACCTCAGACAGAACGCAGGCTACATGGATTTATCGAACGCTATGGCATGATTGCACTGCTACTGAGCCGCTTTATTGAAGGGCTAAAGCAAACCATGTGTATTGGCTGCGGCATCGCCAAATTACCATTAAAAACCTTCCTACTGGGCAACTTATTGGCAACGGTTAGCTGGGTGCTACTTTTTGGAGTCGGCCCTGCCATCTTGCGACATGAAATGACACCGCTGCTGACCTTTTATCACTCACATCAACTGCTAATGTGGGCGATTGGGACGTTAGTAGTTCTTGGTGGCGCAGTGGCTATTTGGCTATGGCAGAAAAAACGCTCAGCCAATTCCTGTTAA